The Pseudodesulfovibrio sediminis genome includes the window GTGCGTCCTCGGGGGCGCGGCCAGGTCCCTTGGCGACCACGGCGTATACGGCATCGCCATCCACCTCGTGTTGTCCTTCGGGTAGTTTTGCCAGATCCTGTCTTTTCAGGAAGGCAAAGGCTGTGGTGAAATGCGGATTGAGGGCCGCATATCTATCGCAATTGTCGAGGACATCCAGGATCATTGGATTTTCGTCCTTTCCGTTTTCAGCGCCATGAGCAGGGATTCATCCAGAGATGGGTGCGAGAAGATGATCGAATGGATATCATCCGCAGTCCACCCCTGGTTCACGATCATTGTTGCTGCGGTCACCAGACGGGAGACATCGTGACCGACGGCTGTGATGCCGACCACTTTTCCGCCGGACCAGACGACCTTGACGAATCCCTGGGTGAAGGCATGGGCCTGTGCCATGGGATTGGCCGCGAGCTGTGCCCTGGACACTTCGCAGGTTTCGAAGTCCATCAGGTATGCTTCGTTTTCAAGTGCGCCAACGCGCATGACTTCGGGAGCTCCGTAGAGCACGCTGGGCACCGGCCCGGAGACATAGGGGGTCGATATCTTGCCAGCGGCATGGGCTGCCACATACTGGGCCTGATGCGACGCGGCATGGGCCAGTTGAATCTGGCCGTTGGCGTCGCCGATGGCATAGATGTTCGGTGCGGCTTCCATGTATTCATTGACCTGAATCTGATGGAACAGCAGTTCGATGCCTTTTTCCTCAAGGCCGATGCCTTGGGTGACCGGGCCACGTCCAATGGCTACAAGCGCCTTGTCCGCAATGATTTTTTCTCCATCAAAGAGCGTCAACTGCGCCTTGCCGTCCACGGTCTTGACGCCGGAGACACGGCTGTCCAGCCGCATATCCCATTTCCACCGCTTGAAGATGGATTGCAATCCCTTGGAGATTTCCGGGTCCTCCAGCGGAGCCACGCGATCCATGGCGTCGATGACGGTGATCTTCGCACCGAAGCGGTGGGCGACCTGTGCCATCTCAAGACCGATGAATCCCGCGCCCACGATAATGAGCGACTCGGGCATGGCTTCCTGATTGAGAAACATGTCTGAATCAAGCACACAGTCGCCGTCAGGTTCGATGCCGGGGAAGAAGGTCGGCTTGGAGCCGGTTGCGATGACCAGCTTCTTGTATGCAAGCTGCTGTTCGCCATCGGATGTTTCCACGGAGACAACACCTGTTTCACCCAGTGAACCCAGCCCTTCGACAAGGTCAATGCCGAGTTTCTTGAGCTGCATGGCCATGGCCTTGCGGGTGCCGGTCAGGTGCTTTTGCACGCGAGCCTGCAGGGCGGTGAAGTCGACGACGACCTCGCCGGACGCCACTTTGACCTTGGCTTGGTTGTGCAACTCCTCGATGGCGGAAGTGGCGCCAAGCCAGAGTTTGGTGGGAATGCATCCGCGATTGAGGCAGGTGCCGCCCAGTACGTCTTTTTCCACCAACGCGACCTTGAGGCCGTAATGAGCAGCTTCAACCGCGCAGTCAAACCCGCCGGGGCCTGCTCCAATTACAACGAGATCATAAGTCATCTGTGAGCTCCATGGCGCGAGCGGCCTTGGTTTCGTCCAGTCGGGTCACAGGCAGGGTGACCGGAGCGGCCTGGATGAGTGCAGGATTGGACTCGGCCAGTTCCGCGATCTCGATGAGATCATCAATGAATTGGTCCAGCGTCTCCTTGTTCTCGGTCTCGGTCGGTTCGACCATGATCGATTCCGGCACGATAAGCGGGAAGTAGACCGTGGGAGCGTGGTGCCCCTTGTCGAGGAGCGCCTTGCCGATGTCCAGGGCGCGAACGCCATTCTTGGCCTGTTTGGAAGCGCTGGCAACGAACTCGTGCATGCAGATGCGGTTGTAGGGAATTTCGAAGTGGTCGGCCAGACGCTTGCGCATGTAGTTGGCGGACAGGACCGCGTTCTCGGTGGCGCGGGTCAGGCCCACACCGCCCAGGCGGAGCATGTAGGCGTATGCCTTGAGGTAGACGCCGAAGTTGCCATAGAACGGGGCTACATAGCCGATGGATTTCGGGTAGTTGTAATCAAGGAAGAACTGGCCGTCCTCCTGTTTCGCCACGCGGGAGATGGGCAGGTAGTCCACCAGACGCTCGGAAACGCCGACCGGGCCGGAGCCGGGACCGCCGCCACCGTGCGGGGTGGCAAAGGTCTTGTGCAGGTTCAGGTGTACGACGTCGAAGCCTACATCCCCCACGCGCATCTTGCCCATGATGGCGTTCAGGTTCGCGCCATCGTAGTACAGGAGTGCGTCGACCTTGCGGAGCATCTTGACGATCTCGGGCAGGTTCTTTTCAAACAGGCCGAGGGTGTTGGGGCAGGTCATCATCATGCCGGCGACCTCGTCGTCCAGCACTTCGGCCAGAGCCGACGGGCTGATGATGCCGTCCACGGATTCGATGGAGACAACGTCATACCCTGCAATGGCAGCGGAGGCCGGGTTGGTTCCGTGCGCGGAGTCGGGTACGATGATCTTGGTCTTCTTGTTGCCCT containing:
- a CDS encoding dihydrolipoyl dehydrogenase family protein: MTYDLVVIGAGPGGFDCAVEAAHYGLKVALVEKDVLGGTCLNRGCIPTKLWLGATSAIEELHNQAKVKVASGEVVVDFTALQARVQKHLTGTRKAMAMQLKKLGIDLVEGLGSLGETGVVSVETSDGEQQLAYKKLVIATGSKPTFFPGIEPDGDCVLDSDMFLNQEAMPESLIIVGAGFIGLEMAQVAHRFGAKITVIDAMDRVAPLEDPEISKGLQSIFKRWKWDMRLDSRVSGVKTVDGKAQLTLFDGEKIIADKALVAIGRGPVTQGIGLEEKGIELLFHQIQVNEYMEAAPNIYAIGDANGQIQLAHAASHQAQYVAAHAAGKISTPYVSGPVPSVLYGAPEVMRVGALENEAYLMDFETCEVSRAQLAANPMAQAHAFTQGFVKVVWSGGKVVGITAVGHDVSRLVTAATMIVNQGWTADDIHSIIFSHPSLDESLLMALKTERTKIQ
- the gcvPB gene encoding aminomethyl-transferring glycine dehydrogenase subunit GcvPB; translated protein: MKTIFETSVAGREGCWPCEGMAEEAYIPSELLRDGDIGLPSASELDVVRHFTKLSQRNFGVDGNFYPLGSCTMKYNPKFTETVAAMPGFTRLHPVLPQLQGAGGLCQGALEVMYETENLLTEITGMAAYTMHPMAGAHGELTGVMLMAAYHKDKGNKKTKIIVPDSAHGTNPASAAIAGYDVVSIESVDGIISPSALAEVLDDEVAGMMMTCPNTLGLFEKNLPEIVKMLRKVDALLYYDGANLNAIMGKMRVGDVGFDVVHLNLHKTFATPHGGGGPGSGPVGVSERLVDYLPISRVAKQEDGQFFLDYNYPKSIGYVAPFYGNFGVYLKAYAYMLRLGGVGLTRATENAVLSANYMRKRLADHFEIPYNRICMHEFVASASKQAKNGVRALDIGKALLDKGHHAPTVYFPLIVPESIMVEPTETENKETLDQFIDDLIEIAELAESNPALIQAAPVTLPVTRLDETKAARAMELTDDL